CATAGTGGATACGGCGCGTACGGGTAAGATTGGTGATGGTAAGATTTTTGTCACCGAGATTGAGCGCGTGATCAGGATCCGTACCGGTGAAGAGAACGAAGAGGCCGTATAAAGCTTCTTGTATAAGCAGAATTGATATTTATAAAAACGGCGTTGAAGATCTTCAACGCCGTTTTTGATCTTAAATTTTGATTATTGTTTTAATTGATGATTTTCATATCTAGGTCGCTTTTGAAGATGAGTCTCTGATCACAGGTTCAGGAATGAATATCTTAGATTGTGCAGATTTCTGCGACCGCCTATTCGCAATCAAGAGTTCAGTAGCCATTTGGGCTATCTTCTGATTAGGTTGATGTACAGTCGTTAGTTTGGGCCAAGTCTGTCTAGAAAATGGACTATCTTCGAAGCCTACGATAGAAATATCATTGGGAATATCCAAGCCTTCGAGTCGTGCTGCAAACAAGGCACCAGCGGCTATTTCATCGTTACAGGCTACAATAGCTGTAGGTTTGTTCACCCTGTTGAGCAGAGTCTTTGCCCCCGCTACACCTGACTCGAAAGAATACTCGCCTTCAATAATATTTTGTTGATCTAGCGCTAGGTTATTATTCAGTAGCGCTTGAGTATAACCAGATAAACGTGCCTTGGTGGATTCATGGTGCTGATCACCACTCAAGAAACCTATGTTCTTATGGCCTAAGTCAATCAAGTGCTGTGTGATTGATACGGCTCCATGCTTATCATCCACAAGTACGGCTAAACCTGAGTCGCTATCGATTTTCTCTCCGGCAATGATTCGCACATAATTAGCGTCAATCTTGTCCAAAGCCTGGAGGATTTTTGGGTCTTCCGATAGTGGGGGAGTCAGGACTAAGCCTGCTAGTCTCGCATGCTTCACCATAGTGGTTAATTCTTGGCAAATGTTATCAGATTTCGCATTGCAGGGATGAATTAGCAGCTCATATCCAAGTTCTTTGCATGAGGATAAGATGCCGTTTTGCATATCAATAACATAATAGGCATTGGGATTGTCATAGATAAAGCCTATGACATAAGACTTAGTGCCAGCCAAATTTCTCGCCGCTAAATTAGGTAGATAATCCAACTCAGCAATGGATTTATTGACTTTATCTATGGTGGCTTGTTTTACAGAAGGCTCGTTATTGGTGACTCGAGAAACTGTTTTAATCGAAACGCCAGCATGTTTTGCTACATCATTTATTGTGACTTTCATACAACTAAACACTCTTTTATCAGTGTGTTACAGGTAAGTTCTGATGCTTGTAAAGATGAGTGTACATCTTTTAAATTCAGGTTTACAAAGAACTTTATTTCATTTATTAGCGCCTATAGTGCGAACTTTTACTTTAATTAGCAATCTTCAAATGTAATTTCCTTCCGATAAAAATATTTTTTTATCACTAATAACAGCAAGTTTTTCCTCCCAAGGTCGCACGCAACAAAGGTTTAACATCTTGAGCTGTTGTTAAGGCTTGTAATAAAAATGTTCAAATAGACTTGTTTTTCTCTGGTTTGGTTATTTTGTTGTGGCGCCGATGTGAATTATTGTGTAATGTTTGTACTAGACATGACAGCGTTGTCATTCCTAAGGGGATGGTTATGGATACTAAAAAAATATAATAAAGTTATGGAAGGGAAACGAGATGCGACCATCTAATTTTAAGAAAAGTGTTCTAGCTACAAATATAGCGCTCTTGCTAGGAACTGCAGTCTCTATGTCTGCAGTAGCGGCAGAAGCAGATTCGGCTGTAACGGCTGACGACAACATTGAAAAAATTGAAGTGCGCGGTATTCGAGCTTCAAATAAAGCTAACCTTAATGCAAAACGATTCTCGGATGCAGTTGTCGATGCTGTAACCGCAGAAGATATAGGTAAGTTCCCAGACGGTGATGTGGGTGAATCATTAGCACGTATTCCTGGTGTCAGTGTTTCACGCCAATTTGGCCAAGGCCAACAAGTGTCTATTCGTGGTGCGTCGGCCCAGTTAACACGTACTTTATTAAATGGCCACTCGGTAGCCTCAACAGGCTGGTATGATCAACAAGCCATCGACCGTAGCTTTAACTACTCAATGTTGCCATCAGAAATGGTTGGAGGCATAGAAGTATATAAATCTTCACAAGCAGACCTTGTTGAAGGTGGTATCGGTGGTACTGTTATTGTTAAAACACGTAAACCACTAGATTTAGACGCTAATTCTGTATTTGGTAGCGTTAAAGGTACTTATGGAACAGTTTCTGAAGAAACTAGCCCAGAAGTTTCTGGTCTATACAGTTGGAAAAATGAAGCTGAATCATTTGGCGTTTTAGTTTCAGGTGCTTTTTCTCAAACAGATTATCAACGTAACGGTGTAGAGACTTCAAGAAACTGGAGCGGTGGTATGGCTCCAACTACATTCCAACAAGAACGAGAGCGCACAGCACTTAATCTTGCTCTACAATATCGTCCAACAGATGCGTTGGAATTTGGTTTAAGTGTAATGTCTTTAGACTTAAGCGCTAATAATGCCAATAACCAGATCATCATGTTCCCTGGTGAAGATTCATGTGTACAAACTAATCCAAGTAATGGTAATTGCGTTTTAAGAAATGCGACTAACCCTGGTGTTAGCTACGCCGCAGGTTACCCTGAATTTGGTGCAGCGTATTTCCAGACATGGGCTCGTGAAGCCTCAATGGACTCAAAAACTGTAGATTTTGATTGGAGCTATGAAGCTGATTCGTTCACTTTCTCTGGTCGTGTCGGTAATACTAAGTCAGAAGGCGGAGCGAGAACTGCACTTGTTGGCGAATACACCAATAACTTCAGTGACCTTGTTGGTACTTGGGATATGACAGGCGATCAGGCTAAATTTGATATTGCGAATAAAAGCTATGATTCAAGCATTCTACCAGGAAGTATAGGTATTCAGACTTGGGCTTTGGAAGATAAGCCTAATTCAGATGAAGAAACCTATGTTAATTTAGATTTTGACGTGCCAGTTGATTTTGGTGTGATTACTGCACTAAAAACGGGTTTCCGTTATGCAGACCACTCAGTCAAGAAGCAAGGCTTTAAAGGTCAATTAGCTGATGATTATGTAATGACTATGAGACCTGCCAGCGAATATTTCCCCGGCACAGTTTCATCAGGTGCAGGTTTTACTATTCCTGAAGCTAATCGTGATTTGATCTTGTCGGATTCACTGGCTGCAACGGATCATTACACCGAGAAGAAAGATGCATATGGCACAGTAGATGAAGAAAATATCGCTTTATACCTGATGGCTGATTTTAGTACTGATGGTATACGCGGTAACGTAGGTTTACGTTATATATCAACTGAAGCTTCATCTGATTATTATGCATTTAACTCTAACGGTGAATATAGCGATACCATATCTACCAATACAGCGAGTTATAATGAATTACTGCCTAGCTTAAACGTAGTAATGGACTTAGCTCCGGATGTGATTTTACGTACTTCAGCGGCACAGGTTATCTCTCGCCCTAACTATGCCGATATGTTTTCTACAACATCCTTGTCTAATTTTGACAATACTCAACCCAATACACAGGTTGCGAGCACTGGTAATGTGGCACTTCAACCATTCAAAGCGTTCCAGGCTGATATTGGCGTAGAGTGGTACTTTAGTGACGATGGTATGATGAGTGTTGCTTACTTTATGAAAGATGTAAGCTCATTTATATCGACTCGTGATGCTAATAACCAGCAAATTGGTCTTGATATTCCACTTTACCAAACATCACCGGAACTAAGCCCCTGTGGCGAAGATCAAGCTGACTGTTGGTCTGTTAGCCAATCGACTAACGTTAGTGGTGGTTCTATCGAAGGTGTTGAATTACAGATCCAAGATGCATTCGACAATGGCTTCGGTTATAGCGTGAACTATACCTATGCCGATGCGACCTCACCTGGTGAAAACTATCCTGATGGCAATAGCGTTTTCTCTGATTCATCGAAGCACACAGTTAACACTGTAGGTTTCTATGAAAATGATAGCTTCTCAGCACGCTTAGCTTATAACTGGCGCTCTGAGTACATCATGCGCGAAGCTCCAGGTTGGTACATGAACCGTAAACATGAAGATTTCGGCACAGTAGATTTCAGTGCGACTTGGTCTGCAACAGATTACCTGGATGTGACTCTGGAAGCTGTGAACATCTTAGAAGAAGATAGCCTACAAACTGGTATTTATGCCGATGGCACAGCACCACAAGCAGATCTAGAGGCTGGTTTCCCTGCATGGAGCTTTGAAGGTGAAGCAAGTTATAAGCTAGGTCTTGCTTTCCGCTTCTAAGACATAATAGAGTTAAAGCTATGATTAATAAAAGCCCAGCACTCGCTGGGCTTTTTATTTATTGTTACTTATTAGAACGATAGGTATTAGTTGTTTAAGCAAACCTTCAAACGATAGCTTTATGAGGTTTTATGAATATTAATAAAATTGCAATTATTGGTGGTGGAACCGCTGGCTGGTTAGCTGCTAATCATCTTGGAAAGGTACTATGTAAACAAGCTGGCGTATCTATCACCTTAATAGAATCGCCAGATATCCCGCCTATAGGTGTCGGCGAGGGGACGGTTCCAGATATCAAAAAAACCCTTGCCAGCTTTGGTATCAGTGAAACAGATTTTATCCGTCAGTGTGATGTGACATTTAAACAGTCAATTAAATTTGTTAATTGGATGGATAAAGAAACTCATGGAAAGGGCAACTTCTATCATCATCTATTTGATGTACCAAGCCGTGAGGATAGTGAGGTTTTAACCGCGCACTGGCTAGCGGAAAATAGTGATGCACCTTTTGCGCAGCAAGTATCGGCTCAACATCAAGTATGTGAACAGGGAAAGGCACCGAAGGGAATTACAACCCCTGAGTATCAAGGAGAACTTGCATACGCATATCACCTTAATGCGGCAAAGTTTGCTCATTTGCTTGCCGATAATGCCCAAACCAAATATGGAGTTAAACATCATTTAACTCACGTTAGTCGTGTGAACCTTGCTGATGACGGTTCAATACGCTCACTTGTCACCAGTGAAGATGATGACTTAGAATTTGACTTCTACATTGATTGTTCAGGTTTTGAATCTCTTCTTATTTCAAAAGCCATGAATGTCCCCTTTATTGATTTATCTGATAAGTTATTGGTTAATAGGGCGCTTGTGGTGCAAGTACCTACCTATGAGGGTGCTGATATACCTCCTTATACCTTAGCCACAGCCCATAAAGCCGGTTGGATTTGGGATATCGCTCTTCCTACCAGGCGTGGTGTCGGTTTTGTCTATTCAAGTAATCATATGACAGATGAAGAAGCGGAAACTAAATTAGATTATTATTTAGGTGGTAAGGACCCTAAGCTTGTTTATAAGAAATTGCCGATGAAGATTGGTTACCGTGAAAAATTTTGGCACAAAAACTGTGTGGCTCTTGGATTAGCACAAGGATTTTTAGAACCTCTCGAGGCTACATCCATATTATTAACCGACTTTTCTGCTAGCTTTCTTGCAAATCGTTTCCCTGTCAAAAAATCAGAACTAGCGGTACTCGAAAAGCGGTTTAATTATGCTATGGGGTATGCTTGGGAGCGAGTGATAGACTTTGTAAAACTGCATTATTGTTTATCGGATCGTCATGATTCACATTTTTGGAATGAGAATCGAGATCTGAGTACGATACCAAACTCCTTACAAGAAAAGCTAAAGTTATGGGAAAGCTCCGTTCCTATTACTGATGATTTCTTTAGCCAATTTGAAGTGTTTTATTTGGAAAACTTTCTTTTTGTTCTCTATGGTATGAAGTTCAAAACTAAACCGCTAGCTCTACTCCCAGAAGTGCGAGAAAGTGCCTTAGTAGGCTTAAGAAAGCGAGAAGAAGTTAATAATTATCTACAAAGTAAGTTGCCTAAGCATAGAGAGTTATTGGATAAAATTAATAGGTATGGCTTGCAGTCTGTATAAGTTTAGAAGTGAATTTCCCCGCGACTTAGCTTCGCTCTGATCACGGGGGATCTCGGATATTTGGATAAAGTTAATAGACGCTATTTCTGGTTAGGTTTATATTTTACTTTGTATCAAATTGGATTTGTTTCTTTGCTAAACGTCCAATTTGGTGCATTGAAGATAAGTGGGCATAAATTAGCGGTAATAATCCTTTATCTCGCAAATCGTTAAAGTCATCTTGGCTTAAAGCGTTCAATGCTTTTTCATCGATGATGTATAGACCATCAATAGCGTACTTTTCATCTTTACCTAAATTTATATTTAGTTTTTTATGTGTTAGCAGTCTTTTTGATGCTAAGTGTTGTGTTATTTTTTGAGTTTGTTCATATTTTTGTGTTACATCGAGCAAATGTTCAGTCCTTGCTTTCAAATAATCAGTTTGTTCCCCTTCACTATTAAATAGTGCCTGTCCGTTCTCAGTAGTCACAAGCGGGCTATCGAGATCAATGCCAACAAAACAGTCATCAGAGTTTTCATCTTGTATGTGAAGTGACAGGGGACTCTTTAGGAAGCTTGATGGCATTACTGAAGGCTCCCATTTATCGTCTTGGCAATAGAGATTTAAACCGGGTTTAATGCCCATCATAGCAACTGCAGTAAACTGTCCGGTTTCCTCATTTTTAACAAAAACAACCGAAAACTCTGAGGCCATAGGAATAAAGTCATGAGCAATAAGCGGAATTAAATGCTGTTCCTTATATCTTCTGAAATCAGTACTATTCATTATTTTTAAGTTGGCGTGTTGTTCATTATTTAATGGGGTGATTTGCGTCATGATTAGGGCTCCGTTTAAATTGGTATAAGCTTGTAAACTACAGTATGCGAACAGGGAAATTAATCTTATTCTTATTGTTCTAGCTATTTTATACTTGCAAAAGAAGCTATTGATAACCTTCCTGTTTTTGGGTCGTTATTATAGCTTTCTTTCGAAATTAGATTGGCACTGTGTAATAAGTTTCCTTGGTAAATGACAAGGCGATTAAACTTAGCATCAATCTTCAATACCTGTTCAAATACACTTGTGGAGCTTGTTATATAGCCCTCATGATCTTCGGGAGAGTTTTTAATGTCAGTGAACATTTTGGCTAATATAGGCTGATACTCTTCGGTAAATTGAATTAAATTTTCTGGCTTATATCTATACAGGCTAGTACCACCAAGTTCTTCACCAGATAAGTAATGAACAAAGGCATAATCTCTTTCGTCAAAGGAATCAATATGTGGTAGTTTTTGCTCTGTAGTCAATTGTGATGGTTGGCATGTAGTTAGGGATAGTAAACATTTATGGAAGCTTGAAACTGTATCGTTTTGACTATTATTCTTAGTGATAATCCTGTCTTCAAAAAAACTCTTCAATAAACGCATATAAGGTAAAGGCATATTATCTCGTATACCGGGATAAAAAGAGTTATCTGAAAACATAGGATTGAAATAAGCGATATTATGAGCGAAGTTCATCACACTGCTGGTGTCCAGCAGAAATTCATCTACGATTACAACATATAAGGAAGTGCCGGGAATTTTAACCTTGTTTATCCTTAAGTCCGGATTTAGTTTTATATCTTTCATATATCCCTATTCTAGATAATAACATCAAGTGGTTATTCTTTAGATTATGTGATCTAGCTCAAAATCAATATACTCACCTTTGACAGCGCTGTCAAAATCTGAGCTGCATCAAATAATCATATTTAACTATAGCGCTTTATATCAGATTAAAATAGTTGAAAGCATCTTATTGACTAGATGGGTTAATGTTATAAAAGTGAATTTTAACAATGTATTAGAGTTAAGTGTTACTTGGTGTTGAGCAGTTAACTAACCATCACAAAGAGCTATGTTTAACCTAATGTCATAAAAATGTAGATTTTCTGTTCGCTCTTGTGTATGTTCGTGAATGACAGCGTTGTCATCTGCTTGTGTGATGAGCTGTCTTGTAAGGTCTGCATGAATAGGAAGAGGTCTCCTTTTTCATGTTTTTGGCAGATGTAATAGGGTTAAACTGAATTACGTTTGTGTTTGAAATTTCAATAGTCTCTCCCCAGAAACTAGACTTGGCTAAGTGTTTTGTCAGTATTTTTGTGATGAATCACTTAGCTTTTTTTTATGTGGGTTTTGACCATTTGGATAGCTTTATAGTTTGAAAGCGAAAAAATCCAAACACTCAGTTTTATGATTTCCTTCAAATCCCTAGCTAAAACATCACCTCCTTCATGGCTATTTAGTTGAAAATTAGTGCGTTAAAGGTTAAATAGACTTACCAGTTTGGGTTATATCTAGGAGTAGCTTGCGGGTAAGCTGACTCATTTCATCTCGAAATGAGAGAACATCGAATCATAGTAGAGGGATAGGATGAAATTGAAGTTGATCACTGCCGCAATCACGCTTGTGTTAGTAACAAGCGCTTGCTCAGATACAAACATTGCAACGAATAACCCCGAGTCAGCTCATTCCAGTCAAGCTAAGGCTAACAGCCTAGATCAAGTACAACTAAACACACTTGGCGATACATTAGAGATTAAGTATCGGGTAGTGACTAACTACCCGCAAGGATGTTCGACTTCAGGTGTCGATGGCCGTTGCTTCACGGCGCAGATAGATCTGACCTCAGCTGTCGACTTAGACAGTCACGATTGGGCTATCTATTTCAGTCAGATGCGTCCAGTGCAGTCGGTGAATTCCAAAGAGTTTACTATTACTCGAGTCAAAGGCGATCTACATAAGATAGCGCCGACTACTGAGTTTACAGGACTCAAGCAGGGCATCACTAAGACCATAGAGTTTAAAGGTGAGCTGTGGCAACTATCTGAAACCGATGCTATGCCAAACTATTACCTGGTATCAGCTGAGTTAGAACCGGTACTTATCAAGAGCACGGCAGTGACGCTGGACAGTGAAACTGGCATGGAGCTTCGTCCCTATGTGGTGTCATTCACCGATGAGGATAAACAGTATAAGCGCAGTGATACCGATAAAGTGAAGTGGGCAACAGCTGAGGTACTATTTCAGGCTAATCAGGGAATAGACTTTCAGCCCGAGCTGGTCACCAACACGATAATCCCAACTCCTTTGAGGCTTGAAGTCAGCTCAACCGATAAGCCTGTGTCCCTTAAAGGCGGCATTAAGCTTGAGCTTAATGATGTTAAACGCCAAGCCATAGATGCAGCACTTGCTCGCCTGAGCCGCATCGGTGTCAAAGAGGCATCGTCTGGTCTAGTCGTTAGTCTCTTACCACTGGAGATGAAGTCTACATCTGGCGCATATTTGTTAGATATCGCCAAGGATAAAATCACCATCTCTGCGGCGGATGATGCGGGTTTCTCCTATGGCCTATCTTCACTGACCAGTCTTCTCGATAGTAATGACTTGGTTATTAACACCATGAGAGTCGAAGATTCCCCCCGTTATGATTTTCGCGGCATGCACATAGATGTGTCGAGAAATTTTCACAGTAAGCAGCTGGTGTTGGATATGTTAGATCAGATGGCGGCCTATAAACTGAATAAGCTGCATCTGCACATGGCCGACGATGAGGGTTGGCGTCTGGAGATAGACGGCTTACCTGAACTCACAGATATCGGCAGCAAGCGATGTCATGACTTGAGTGAAACAAGGTGCTTGTTACCTCAGCTTGGTAGTGGCCCGTTTGCCGCTGCTAAGGTCAATGGCTATTACTCAAAAGCCGATTATATCGAGATATTAAAATATGCTGGCGCCAGACAGATTCAGGTCATTCCCTCAATGGATATGCCGGGACACTCAAGAGCGGCCATCAAGTCCATGGAAGCGCGTTATCGCAAGCTAGCTGCAACCGGTGACATAAAAGGGGCTAATGAGTATCGTTTGGTCGACCCTAAAGACACCACTGTCTATTCATCGATCCAATACTATGACGATAACACCCTTAACGTGTGTATGGAGTCGACCTTTCACTTCGTCGATAAGGTAATCGACGAGATTGCTAAATTGCATCAACAAGCGGGTCAGCCTCTATCTGTCTATCATATTGGTGCCGATGAAACTGCCGGTGCCTGGTTAGACTCTCCAATTTGTAAGGCGTTTCTTGCCAAAAATAATCAAGGCGTGACCACAAGCGATGAATTTGGTGCCTATTTTATCGAGCGTGTATCGAATACCTTGCATGATAAAGGTATAGAGCCTGCGGGTTGGAGTGATGGTATGAGCCATACCCGTCCACAGAACATGCCGAAAGCCTCCCAAACCAATGTATGGGATGTTATCTCACACAAGGGGTTTCGCCGCGCGCATCAGCAAGCCAATTTAGGTTGGGACGCAGTATTGGGTATGCCTGAGATGCTTTATTTTGATTTTCCCTATGAGGCTGATCCTAAAGAGCATGGATATTACTGGGCGAGTCGTAACACCAACGAGCGTAAGTTATATGGTTTTATGCCTGACAACTTGCCGGCCAATGCCGAACAGTGGACCGATATTCAAGGTGAGCCCTTCGAAGCCGACGACACTGAGAAACGAGATGAAGCAGGTAAGCTAGTCAGTGGCCCAATGAAGCAAGGGATGTCTTTTTCCGGGCTTCAGGGGCAGATCTGGAGTGAAACACTCAGAAGCGATTCCGTGGTTGAATATATGACTTTTCCACGTCTACTTATCTTGGCTGAGAAAGCCTGGCATAAGGCGAGCTGGGAAGTGCCCTATCAATATAAAGGGGCTGTTTATAATCACACTAGCGGCTACTTTACCCAAGAGATGCGCAATGAGCAGGCTAGCCAGTGGGCTGTATTAGCTAATACTCTGGGGCAAAAAGAGTTACTTAAACTCGATATGGCTGGCATCGAATATCGGGTACCCACTGTTGGTGCTCATATACATGATGGAAAGCTGCTAACGAATCTTATCTACCCGGGTCTGACCGTTGAATATCGACTTAAGGGGGGTGAGTGGCTTGTTTATCATTCTCCTGTCGCTATCTCTGGTCAAGTAGAAGTCAGGGCCGTAGCGGCCGATGGTAAGAGGAAAGGCCGTTCCTTAATCGTAAGATAAAGGGGGGAGGTGATATTTGTGGCTGCATGTGACCAATAAATGCAGCCAGTCTATTTTTACCGTTTTGGTACTTTAACTTGGCTTTAGTTAATACTATTGCTCTTAGCCTAAATGAAACTAATGACAGCGCTGTCACTTGTGTTGTAACATGATGTTAACTTGGTCAGTGAGCAGGCATCTGCGAGTAGCGCTAAGCCTTGGATAAAACTGTGAATGAGGTCTGTATGAAAGTGAACCAGACGAAGGAGAAATCGTTGTTTATAGGTATTGATGGTGGCGGCAGTAAATGCAGGGCAACAATTTACTCTAGCGAAGACGGTGTAATTGGTACTGGTGTAGCTGGACGTGCAAATCCACTTCACGGTTTATCACAGACATTTGAATCCATTCAGATGTCCACCGAGCTAGCGTTAAAAGATGCAGGTATGAGCTTAAGCGATAGTAAGGTACTGGTTGCCGGACTTGGTCTCGCCGGGGTGAATATCCCCAAGTTTTATCAAGATATTGTTAGCTGGGATCACCCCTTTGCCGATATGTTTGTCACCACGGATCTGCATACCGCTTGTATCGGCGCACATCGCGGTGGCGAAGGTGCGGTGATCATAACGGGGACAGGATCCTGCGGATATGCTCATGTGGGTGACAAGCATCTGTACCTTGGTGGTCATGGTTTTGCACTCGGCGACAAAGGCAGTGGCGCCTGGTTAGGATTAAAGGCGGCCGAGCAAGCCTTGTTGCATCTCGATGGTTTTGCGGAACATACTATTTTAACCGAACGTATTCTCAATCATTTCAAAGCTCATAACGCCATGGGAATAGTTGAATGCTTGGCTGGTCAAACTTCCAGTGTTTATGCCAAGCTGGCTAGAACCGTGCTTGAATGTGCAAATGAGCAAGATCATGTGGCTAAAAAAATCGTTAAGGAAGGAGCAGCCTATATCAGTGAGCTGGCTCGTAAACTCTTCGAGGTGAACCCGCCGCGATTTTCTATGATAGGTGGATTGGCTGAGCCCTTAGCT
This portion of the Shewanella violacea DSS12 genome encodes:
- a CDS encoding LacI family DNA-binding transcriptional regulator codes for the protein MKVTINDVAKHAGVSIKTVSRVTNNEPSVKQATIDKVNKSIAELDYLPNLAARNLAGTKSYVIGFIYDNPNAYYVIDMQNGILSSCKELGYELLIHPCNAKSDNICQELTTMVKHARLAGLVLTPPLSEDPKILQALDKIDANYVRIIAGEKIDSDSGLAVLVDDKHGAVSITQHLIDLGHKNIGFLSGDQHHESTKARLSGYTQALLNNNLALDQQNIIEGEYSFESGVAGAKTLLNRVNKPTAIVACNDEIAAGALFAARLEGLDIPNDISIVGFEDSPFSRQTWPKLTTVHQPNQKIAQMATELLIANRRSQKSAQSKIFIPEPVIRDSSSKAT
- a CDS encoding TonB-dependent receptor, producing the protein MRPSNFKKSVLATNIALLLGTAVSMSAVAAEADSAVTADDNIEKIEVRGIRASNKANLNAKRFSDAVVDAVTAEDIGKFPDGDVGESLARIPGVSVSRQFGQGQQVSIRGASAQLTRTLLNGHSVASTGWYDQQAIDRSFNYSMLPSEMVGGIEVYKSSQADLVEGGIGGTVIVKTRKPLDLDANSVFGSVKGTYGTVSEETSPEVSGLYSWKNEAESFGVLVSGAFSQTDYQRNGVETSRNWSGGMAPTTFQQERERTALNLALQYRPTDALEFGLSVMSLDLSANNANNQIIMFPGEDSCVQTNPSNGNCVLRNATNPGVSYAAGYPEFGAAYFQTWAREASMDSKTVDFDWSYEADSFTFSGRVGNTKSEGGARTALVGEYTNNFSDLVGTWDMTGDQAKFDIANKSYDSSILPGSIGIQTWALEDKPNSDEETYVNLDFDVPVDFGVITALKTGFRYADHSVKKQGFKGQLADDYVMTMRPASEYFPGTVSSGAGFTIPEANRDLILSDSLAATDHYTEKKDAYGTVDEENIALYLMADFSTDGIRGNVGLRYISTEASSDYYAFNSNGEYSDTISTNTASYNELLPSLNVVMDLAPDVILRTSAAQVISRPNYADMFSTTSLSNFDNTQPNTQVASTGNVALQPFKAFQADIGVEWYFSDDGMMSVAYFMKDVSSFISTRDANNQQIGLDIPLYQTSPELSPCGEDQADCWSVSQSTNVSGGSIEGVELQIQDAFDNGFGYSVNYTYADATSPGENYPDGNSVFSDSSKHTVNTVGFYENDSFSARLAYNWRSEYIMREAPGWYMNRKHEDFGTVDFSATWSATDYLDVTLEAVNILEEDSLQTGIYADGTAPQADLEAGFPAWSFEGEASYKLGLAFRF
- a CDS encoding tryptophan halogenase family protein; the encoded protein is MNINKIAIIGGGTAGWLAANHLGKVLCKQAGVSITLIESPDIPPIGVGEGTVPDIKKTLASFGISETDFIRQCDVTFKQSIKFVNWMDKETHGKGNFYHHLFDVPSREDSEVLTAHWLAENSDAPFAQQVSAQHQVCEQGKAPKGITTPEYQGELAYAYHLNAAKFAHLLADNAQTKYGVKHHLTHVSRVNLADDGSIRSLVTSEDDDLEFDFYIDCSGFESLLISKAMNVPFIDLSDKLLVNRALVVQVPTYEGADIPPYTLATAHKAGWIWDIALPTRRGVGFVYSSNHMTDEEAETKLDYYLGGKDPKLVYKKLPMKIGYREKFWHKNCVALGLAQGFLEPLEATSILLTDFSASFLANRFPVKKSELAVLEKRFNYAMGYAWERVIDFVKLHYCLSDRHDSHFWNENRDLSTIPNSLQEKLKLWESSVPITDDFFSQFEVFYLENFLFVLYGMKFKTKPLALLPEVRESALVGLRKREEVNNYLQSKLPKHRELLDKINRYGLQSV
- a CDS encoding SapC family protein, with the translated sequence MTQITPLNNEQHANLKIMNSTDFRRYKEQHLIPLIAHDFIPMASEFSVVFVKNEETGQFTAVAMMGIKPGLNLYCQDDKWEPSVMPSSFLKSPLSLHIQDENSDDCFVGIDLDSPLVTTENGQALFNSEGEQTDYLKARTEHLLDVTQKYEQTQKITQHLASKRLLTHKKLNINLGKDEKYAIDGLYIIDEKALNALSQDDFNDLRDKGLLPLIYAHLSSMHQIGRLAKKQIQFDTK
- a CDS encoding DUF6445 family protein, yielding MKDIKLNPDLRINKVKIPGTSLYVVIVDEFLLDTSSVMNFAHNIAYFNPMFSDNSFYPGIRDNMPLPYMRLLKSFFEDRIITKNNSQNDTVSSFHKCLLSLTTCQPSQLTTEQKLPHIDSFDERDYAFVHYLSGEELGGTSLYRYKPENLIQFTEEYQPILAKMFTDIKNSPEDHEGYITSSTSVFEQVLKIDAKFNRLVIYQGNLLHSANLISKESYNNDPKTGRLSIASFASIK
- a CDS encoding family 20 glycosylhydrolase, producing the protein MKLKLITAAITLVLVTSACSDTNIATNNPESAHSSQAKANSLDQVQLNTLGDTLEIKYRVVTNYPQGCSTSGVDGRCFTAQIDLTSAVDLDSHDWAIYFSQMRPVQSVNSKEFTITRVKGDLHKIAPTTEFTGLKQGITKTIEFKGELWQLSETDAMPNYYLVSAELEPVLIKSTAVTLDSETGMELRPYVVSFTDEDKQYKRSDTDKVKWATAEVLFQANQGIDFQPELVTNTIIPTPLRLEVSSTDKPVSLKGGIKLELNDVKRQAIDAALARLSRIGVKEASSGLVVSLLPLEMKSTSGAYLLDIAKDKITISAADDAGFSYGLSSLTSLLDSNDLVINTMRVEDSPRYDFRGMHIDVSRNFHSKQLVLDMLDQMAAYKLNKLHLHMADDEGWRLEIDGLPELTDIGSKRCHDLSETRCLLPQLGSGPFAAAKVNGYYSKADYIEILKYAGARQIQVIPSMDMPGHSRAAIKSMEARYRKLAATGDIKGANEYRLVDPKDTTVYSSIQYYDDNTLNVCMESTFHFVDKVIDEIAKLHQQAGQPLSVYHIGADETAGAWLDSPICKAFLAKNNQGVTTSDEFGAYFIERVSNTLHDKGIEPAGWSDGMSHTRPQNMPKASQTNVWDVISHKGFRRAHQQANLGWDAVLGMPEMLYFDFPYEADPKEHGYYWASRNTNERKLYGFMPDNLPANAEQWTDIQGEPFEADDTEKRDEAGKLVSGPMKQGMSFSGLQGQIWSETLRSDSVVEYMTFPRLLILAEKAWHKASWEVPYQYKGAVYNHTSGYFTQEMRNEQASQWAVLANTLGQKELLKLDMAGIEYRVPTVGAHIHDGKLLTNLIYPGLTVEYRLKGGEWLVYHSPVAISGQVEVRAVAADGKRKGRSLIVR
- the nagK gene encoding N-acetylglucosamine kinase yields the protein MKVNQTKEKSLFIGIDGGGSKCRATIYSSEDGVIGTGVAGRANPLHGLSQTFESIQMSTELALKDAGMSLSDSKVLVAGLGLAGVNIPKFYQDIVSWDHPFADMFVTTDLHTACIGAHRGGEGAVIITGTGSCGYAHVGDKHLYLGGHGFALGDKGSGAWLGLKAAEQALLHLDGFAEHTILTERILNHFKAHNAMGIVECLAGQTSSVYAKLARTVLECANEQDHVAKKIVKEGAAYISELARKLFEVNPPRFSMIGGLAEPLAPWLDKDVIAKLSPTLAPPELGATYFARQKFRNNKT